In Carassius auratus strain Wakin chromosome 46, ASM336829v1, whole genome shotgun sequence, the following proteins share a genomic window:
- the dolk gene encoding dolichol kinase has protein sequence MQLDPVLVESGVVFGMVFSVHYAVWNQLSWCCIALAIQAFYVQHKWDRLIRTGAAVFQFRPSANSGVLPASMVLPLLGLALRGRCIAVGNVYMERFAMVITVIGMMLALFLSLIALGITRPVPTNTCVIAGIASSAILYTVKQTLTVSEVIEVLEVLLIFVYLSLILLYLLPRCFTPGEALLILGGISFIIKQLIKRSLASSGNGNADPLMYFLPVAVLGLVLLGIFFAVLFVFMESETWSASLFFHTMTAVLGLGLLVPWLTLLTQHHPITWFLHFITETNTRLWLIGFWAALLLLAVGVVMHQNSHRSAGSKKHQASTTVRKYFHFLTVLTFVPGLALDRPLLQLASVVCLSALLFLEFVRYFRIRPLGPPLRNLLTLFLDERDSGPLILTHIYLLLGVALPVWLTPASCTPKGGLGGAGGLVPYAGVLAVGVGDTVASVFGSAVGEIRWPGTKKTFEGTATSVFAQIIAVVVFLIADSSINLNASYSWVVGSITMVAMLEAYTLQIDNLLLPLYLYILLLL, from the coding sequence ATGCAGCTGGATCCTGTGCTGGTTGAATCCGGCGTGGTGTTTGGCATGGTTTTTTCCGTTCACTATGCCGTGTGGAACCAGCTGTCCTGGTGTTGCATCGCTCTGGCCATCCAGGCTTTTTATGTGCAGCACAAATGGGATCGGCTCATTCGGACCGGCGCCGCCGTGTTCCAGTTCCGGCCTTCGGCTAACAGCGGAGTGTTACCGGCCAGCATGGTGCTGCCGCTGCTGGGACTGGCTTTGAGGGGACGCTGCATCGCTGTGGGGAACGTTTACATGGAGCGATTCGCAATGGTCATAACAGTGATCGGTATGATGCTGGCACTGTTCCTATCGCTCATCGCTTTGGGAATCACGCGCCCGGTGCCCACAAACACCTGCGTTATAGCCGGCATCGCCAGCAGCGCCATTCTGTACACAGTCAAGCAAACACTAACAGTCTCCGAGGTGATCGAAGTCTTGGAGGTGTTgcttatttttgtgtatttaagcTTAATCCTCTTGTATCTCCTCCCTCGCTGCTTCACTCCCGGCGAAGCCCTCCTCATCCTCGGCGGGATCAGTTTCATCATCAAGCAGCTCATCAAGCGCTCCCTGGCGTCGTCCGGGAACGGGAACGCCGACCCACTCATGTATTTCCTGCCAGTCGCCGTGTTAGGCTTAGTGCTGCTGGGAATCTTCTTCGCCGTGCTTTTCGTATTCATGGAATCGGAAACTTGGTCAGCGTCGCTTTTCTTCCACACCATGACGGCTGTTTTGGGATTGGGCCTATTGGTTCCATGGCTTACCCTGCTCACGCAGCATCACCCCATCACCTGGTTTTTACATTTCATCACCGAAACCAACACTCGCCTCTGGCTGATTGGATTCTGGGCCGCTTTGTTGCTTCTAGCAGTTGGTGTTGTGATGCATCAAAATAGTCATCGCTCCGCCGGAAGCAAGAAGCACCAAGCATCGACGACCGTGCGAAAGTACTTCCACTTCCTAACCGTGCTAACCTTCGTACCCGGACTCGCTCTAGACCGTCCTCTTCTTCAGCTAGCCTCAGTCGTATGCCTATCCGCGTTATTGTTCCTCGAATTCGTCCGCTATTTCCGCATCCGACCACTCGGACCACCCTTGCGAAACCTTCTTACTTTATTCCTGGATGAGAGAGACTCAGGACCGCTTATTCTCACCCATATCTACCTTCTCCTTGGCGTCGCCCTTCCAGTCTGGCTCACGCCCGCATCCTGCACCCCTAAAGGAGGCCTAGGGGGCGCCGGTGGCCTGGTGCCATACGCCGGTGTGTTGGCAGTAGGGGTCGGTGACACCGTGGCATCTGTTTTCGGGAGCGCAGTCGGCGAGATCCGCTGGCCTGGCACTAAGAAGACCTTCGAGGGCACGGCGACCTCCGTGTTCGCTCAGATCATCGCCGTGGTGGTTTTCCTCATCGCTGACAGCAGTATAAACCTGAACGCCAGCTACTCGTGGGTCGTGGGCTCAATCACAATGGTGGCCATGCTGGAGGCGTATACTTTGCAGATAGACAACCTGCTGCTCCCTCTGTACCTCTACATCCTCCTGCTGCTTTGA
- the LOC113064433 gene encoding phytanoyl-CoA dioxygenase domain-containing protein 1-like isoform X1: MGELSSQTVFISMNVLTDQDVQKYRDEGYLVLEGLLSPEECDALRERMSEIIEQMDVPEHCRIQFSTDHDEQLKKQMQGSADYFITSGDQIRFFFEKGVFDDKGEFIVPKEHSLNKIGHALHAYEPLFKAVTHSPKVQNLVKKLGLIYPVILQSMYIFKQPGIGGEVTPHQDATFLHTQPLGRVMGVWIALEDATLENGCLWFIPGSHHDGITRRMVRTPKGTFPLTDFIGREKTHDDKLFVPAPVKKGGAVLIHGEVVHRSAANTSDASRHVYTFHIMESQNTVWSPENWLQPTEELPFPSLYT; encoded by the exons atGGGAGAGCTTTCTTCTCAGACTGTCTTCATCAGCATGAATGTTTTGACAGATCAAGACGTGCAAAAG TACAGGGATGAGGGCTATCTGGTGCTGGAGGGCCTTCTGTCCCCAGAGGAGTGTGATGCTTTACGGGAACGAATGAGTGAGATTATTGAGCAGATGGATGTTCCTGAACACTGCAGGATACAGTTCTCAACTGACCACGACGAGCAGCTTAAAAAACAG ATGCAG GGAAGTGCAGACTATTTCATCACAAGTGGAGACCAGATCCGTTTCTTCTTTGAGAAAGGAGTGTTTGATGATAAAG GAGAGTTCATCGTGCCAAAAGAACATTCCTTGAATAAAATCGGACATG CTCTCCACGCTTATGAGCCGCTGTTTAAAGCGGTCACCCACTCTCCCAAAGTTCAA AACCTGGTTAAGAAACTCGGCCTGATATATCCAGTGATTCTGCAGAGTATGTACATCTTTAAG CAACCAGGGATTGGTGGAGAAG TGACCCCTCACCAAGACGCCACCTTCCTTCACACGCAGCCTCTGGGAAGAGTGATGGGCGTGTGGATCGCTCTGGAAGATGCTACGCTGGAGAACGGCTGTCTGTGGTTCATACCGGGATCACACCACG ATGGGATTACCAGACGAATGGTGCGGACACCTAAAGGCACGTTTCCTCTGACTGATTTCATTGGCCGAGAGAAGACACACGACGACAAGCTCTTCGTTCCTGCTCCTGTTAAAAAAG GTGGAGCGGTTCTGATTCACGGTGAAGTCGTCCACCGCAGCGCTGCAAACACATCTGACGCCTCACGCCACGTTTACACCTTTCACATCATGGAGTCTCAAAACACCGTTTGGAGTCCCGAGAACTG GCTACAACCAACAGAAGAGCTGCCCTTCCCGTCCCTCTACACCTAA
- the LOC113064433 gene encoding phytanoyl-CoA dioxygenase domain-containing protein 1-like isoform X2, with amino-acid sequence MGELSSQTVFISMNVLTDQDVQKYRDEGYLVLEGLLSPEECDALRERMSEIIEQMDVPEHCRIQFSTDHDEQLKKQGSADYFITSGDQIRFFFEKGVFDDKGEFIVPKEHSLNKIGHALHAYEPLFKAVTHSPKVQNLVKKLGLIYPVILQSMYIFKQPGIGGEVTPHQDATFLHTQPLGRVMGVWIALEDATLENGCLWFIPGSHHDGITRRMVRTPKGTFPLTDFIGREKTHDDKLFVPAPVKKGGAVLIHGEVVHRSAANTSDASRHVYTFHIMESQNTVWSPENWLQPTEELPFPSLYT; translated from the exons atGGGAGAGCTTTCTTCTCAGACTGTCTTCATCAGCATGAATGTTTTGACAGATCAAGACGTGCAAAAG TACAGGGATGAGGGCTATCTGGTGCTGGAGGGCCTTCTGTCCCCAGAGGAGTGTGATGCTTTACGGGAACGAATGAGTGAGATTATTGAGCAGATGGATGTTCCTGAACACTGCAGGATACAGTTCTCAACTGACCACGACGAGCAGCTTAAAAAACAG GGAAGTGCAGACTATTTCATCACAAGTGGAGACCAGATCCGTTTCTTCTTTGAGAAAGGAGTGTTTGATGATAAAG GAGAGTTCATCGTGCCAAAAGAACATTCCTTGAATAAAATCGGACATG CTCTCCACGCTTATGAGCCGCTGTTTAAAGCGGTCACCCACTCTCCCAAAGTTCAA AACCTGGTTAAGAAACTCGGCCTGATATATCCAGTGATTCTGCAGAGTATGTACATCTTTAAG CAACCAGGGATTGGTGGAGAAG TGACCCCTCACCAAGACGCCACCTTCCTTCACACGCAGCCTCTGGGAAGAGTGATGGGCGTGTGGATCGCTCTGGAAGATGCTACGCTGGAGAACGGCTGTCTGTGGTTCATACCGGGATCACACCACG ATGGGATTACCAGACGAATGGTGCGGACACCTAAAGGCACGTTTCCTCTGACTGATTTCATTGGCCGAGAGAAGACACACGACGACAAGCTCTTCGTTCCTGCTCCTGTTAAAAAAG GTGGAGCGGTTCTGATTCACGGTGAAGTCGTCCACCGCAGCGCTGCAAACACATCTGACGCCTCACGCCACGTTTACACCTTTCACATCATGGAGTCTCAAAACACCGTTTGGAGTCCCGAGAACTG GCTACAACCAACAGAAGAGCTGCCCTTCCCGTCCCTCTACACCTAA